Proteins encoded within one genomic window of Bacillus sp. F19:
- a CDS encoding hemolysin family protein, with translation MDIVNLLFVAILIALTAFFVASEFAIVKIRSSRLDQLIAEGKKGAVAAKKVTTHLDEYLSACQLGITVTALGLGWLGEPTVESLLRPVFDNFEINESVYHILTFGIAFASVTFLHVVIGELAPKTVAIQKAEAVTLLFAAPLIWFYRIMFPFIWVLNGSARVVTGIFGLKPASEHELAHTEEELRIILSESYESGEINQSELKYMNKIFEFDDRVAKEIMVPRTEIVAASVEKSFQDNLETMSMEKYTRYPVVNGDKDHVLGMINLKEIFTDIFSLSEVERKKSTIDKYIRPVIQVIESIPIHDLLIKMQKERVHMAILVDEYGGTAGLVTVEDIIEEIVGEIRDEFDQDEVPEVQKKGEGHYLLDGKVLIYEVNNLLGLDIDDTDVDTIGGWMLTENIDIQQGESIILDGYEFFAKEMEGHLIRVIEIFKLEESEEELVAEEK, from the coding sequence TTGGACATAGTTAACTTGTTATTCGTGGCGATTTTAATTGCTTTAACAGCTTTTTTCGTTGCATCAGAATTTGCGATTGTCAAAATCCGCAGTTCACGATTGGATCAATTGATTGCAGAAGGTAAAAAAGGGGCAGTGGCTGCAAAAAAAGTAACTACTCATTTAGATGAATATTTATCAGCGTGTCAGCTCGGAATAACGGTAACAGCCTTAGGTCTTGGGTGGTTGGGGGAGCCAACAGTAGAAAGTCTTCTCAGACCGGTATTCGATAACTTTGAAATTAACGAATCGGTTTACCATATTTTAACTTTTGGTATTGCATTCGCATCTGTTACGTTCTTGCACGTTGTCATTGGAGAGCTTGCTCCTAAAACAGTAGCAATCCAAAAAGCAGAGGCTGTGACACTTTTATTTGCAGCTCCATTGATCTGGTTCTACCGTATAATGTTCCCATTCATTTGGGTATTAAATGGCTCTGCCCGCGTAGTAACAGGTATTTTCGGACTAAAGCCTGCATCTGAGCACGAGCTTGCTCATACTGAGGAAGAGCTTCGGATTATTCTTTCAGAAAGTTATGAGAGCGGAGAAATCAACCAATCTGAATTAAAATATATGAACAAAATTTTCGAATTTGATGATCGTGTAGCAAAAGAAATTATGGTGCCTCGAACTGAAATTGTAGCTGCTTCAGTAGAGAAATCGTTTCAGGACAACCTTGAGACAATGAGTATGGAAAAATATACTCGCTATCCGGTTGTAAACGGAGACAAAGATCACGTCCTTGGTATGATCAATCTCAAGGAGATCTTCACTGACATTTTTTCATTATCCGAAGTAGAACGCAAAAAGAGCACGATTGATAAGTATATCCGCCCTGTTATTCAAGTCATCGAATCGATTCCAATTCATGATTTATTAATAAAGATGCAAAAAGAACGCGTTCATATGGCGATCCTCGTGGATGAATACGGCGGAACAGCCGGACTTGTAACAGTTGAAGATATTATCGAGGAAATTGTTGGAGAGATCCGTGATGAATTTGACCAGGATGAGGTTCCTGAGGTTCAGAAAAAAGGCGAAGGCCATTATTTGCTGGACGGAAAGGTCCTTATCTATGAAGTGAATAATCTGCTTGGTCTAGATATCGATGATACGGATGTAGACACAATCGGCGGATGGATGCTGACAGAAAATATTGACATCCAGCAAGGCGAAAGCATCATTTTAGATGGCTATGAGTTTTTTGCAAAAGAAATGGAAGGCCACCTGATCCGAGTAATTGAAATTTTTAAGCTTGAAGAATCTGAAGAAGAGCTTGTTGCAGAAGAAAAATAA